A genomic region of Pseudomonas abietaniphila contains the following coding sequences:
- the lolA gene encoding outer membrane lipoprotein chaperone LolA: MRLIRMLLVSALAVSAFSAHADSKDVARLTQLLENSKTLSGNFSQLTLDGGGTQLQETSGNMVLQRPGLFYWHTNAPQEQTMVSDGKKVTLWDPDLEQVTIKTLDQRLTQTPALLLSGDVSKISESFDITAKEAGGVIDFVLKPKSKDTLFDNLRLSFRNGMINDMQLIDSVGQRTNILFTGVKANEPVAASKFKFDIPKGADVIQE, from the coding sequence ATGCGTCTTATCCGCATGTTGTTGGTATCTGCACTGGCCGTTTCTGCTTTTTCTGCCCACGCCGACAGCAAAGACGTCGCGCGCTTGACTCAGTTGCTGGAAAACTCGAAAACCCTGAGCGGCAACTTTTCGCAGTTGACGCTGGATGGAGGCGGTACGCAGTTGCAGGAGACCTCCGGCAACATGGTTCTGCAGCGCCCGGGCCTGTTCTACTGGCACACCAACGCACCTCAAGAGCAGACCATGGTGTCCGATGGCAAGAAAGTCACGCTATGGGACCCTGACCTGGAGCAGGTCACCATCAAGACGCTGGACCAGCGCCTGACCCAGACCCCGGCATTGCTGCTGTCCGGTGACGTGTCGAAAATCAGCGAGAGCTTCGACATCACGGCCAAGGAAGCGGGCGGCGTGATCGACTTCGTGCTCAAGCCGAAATCCAAGGACACGTTGTTCGACAACCTGCGTCTGTCCTTCCGCAACGGCATGATCAACGACATGCAGTTGATCGACAGCGTCGGCCAGCGCACCAATATCCTGTTCACCGGCGTCAAGGCGAACGAGCCTGTCGCGGCGAGCAAATTCAAGTTCGATATCCCGAAGGGCGCTGACGTCATTCAGGAATAA
- a CDS encoding replication-associated recombination protein A, translating into MDLFSSEPIAQPLAARLRATNLDEYVGQQHLLAHGKPLREALEQGALHSMIFWGPPGVGKTTLARLLAKVSDAHFETVSAVLAGVKEIRQAVEVAKQQAGQYGRRTILFVDEVHRFNKSQQDAFLPYVEDGTLIFIGATTENPSFELNNALLSRARVYVLKSLDEAALRQLVDRALTEERGLGNRHLTLGDEAFKTLLAAADGDGRRMLNLLENASDLAEDGSEIEPELLASLLGDSRRRFDKGGEAFYDQISALHKSIRGSNPDAALYWFARMIDGGCDPLYLARRVVRMASEDIGNADPRALPLCMSAWDVQERLGSPEGELAVAQAIVYLACAPKSNAVYIGFKMAMREATEHGSLEVPLHLRNAPTKLMKQLGYGEEYRYAHDEPDAYAAGEDYFPEDLEPRQYYQPVPRGLELKIGEKLKHLAALDRASPRQRRK; encoded by the coding sequence ATGGACCTGTTCAGCAGTGAACCGATTGCCCAGCCCTTGGCTGCCCGCTTGCGGGCCACCAATCTGGATGAGTACGTCGGTCAGCAACACCTGCTCGCCCACGGCAAGCCCCTGCGCGAAGCGCTGGAGCAGGGAGCGCTGCATTCGATGATTTTCTGGGGACCGCCCGGCGTGGGTAAAACCACGCTGGCGCGGTTGCTGGCAAAGGTCTCGGATGCGCACTTCGAAACGGTGTCTGCCGTGCTGGCGGGTGTGAAAGAGATCCGTCAGGCGGTCGAAGTCGCCAAGCAGCAGGCCGGCCAATACGGTCGCCGGACGATCCTGTTCGTCGACGAAGTGCATCGTTTCAACAAGTCGCAGCAAGATGCCTTTCTGCCTTACGTTGAAGACGGCACGCTGATTTTCATCGGCGCCACCACGGAAAACCCTTCTTTCGAACTCAACAACGCCTTGCTGTCGCGAGCGCGCGTCTATGTGCTGAAAAGCCTCGACGAAGCGGCGTTGCGTCAGTTGGTTGACCGGGCCCTGACTGAAGAACGCGGACTGGGCAATCGTCATCTGACCCTGGGTGATGAAGCTTTCAAGACGCTGTTGGCGGCTGCCGATGGCGATGGCCGACGGATGCTCAACCTGTTGGAAAACGCCTCGGACCTGGCTGAGGACGGCAGTGAAATCGAACCGGAATTGCTGGCCAGCCTGCTCGGTGACAGCCGTCGGCGTTTCGACAAAGGCGGCGAGGCGTTCTACGACCAGATCTCCGCCCTGCACAAATCCATTCGCGGTTCCAACCCCGATGCGGCGCTGTACTGGTTCGCGCGGATGATCGATGGCGGTTGCGATCCCCTGTATCTGGCACGGCGCGTAGTGCGCATGGCCAGTGAAGACATCGGCAATGCCGACCCGCGCGCGCTGCCTTTGTGCATGTCGGCATGGGACGTTCAGGAGCGCCTCGGCAGCCCGGAAGGTGAGCTGGCGGTGGCGCAGGCCATCGTGTATCTGGCGTGCGCGCCGAAAAGTAACGCCGTGTACATTGGCTTCAAGATGGCCATGCGCGAAGCGACCGAGCATGGGTCGCTGGAAGTACCACTGCATCTGCGGAACGCGCCGACCAAACTGATGAAGCAGCTCGGATACGGCGAAGAGTACCGGTATGCCCATGACGAGCCGGATGCGTACGCGGCAGGCGAAGACTACTTTCCTGAGGACCTCGAGCCACGTCAGTATTACCAGCCGGTGCCCCGTGGCCTCGAGCTGAAAATCGGCGAAAAACTCAAGCATCTGGCCGCCCTCGACCGCGCCAGTCCCCGTCAACGGAGAAAATAA
- a CDS encoding glutathione S-transferase family protein, translating into MGLLVEGRWHDQWYESSKDGAFQREQAKRRNWVTADGRPGPSGEGGFKAEARRYHLYVSLACPWAHRTLIVRKLKGLESLIDVSVVSWLMRENGWTFDKQTGSSGDPLDGHTFMYQRYLADTPDYTGRVTVPVLWDKKLQRIVSNESSEIIRMFNSAFDHLTGNHLDLYPEPLRPAINELNDRIYPAVNNGVYRAGFATSQGAYEEAFDEVFAELDALEKLLGEKRYLAGEYLTEADVRLFTTLIRFDAVYHGHFKCNLRRIADYPNLSNWLREMYQLPGVADTVDFVHIKHHYYASHATINPTGVVPKGPEQDFSREHDRERLSGKGILQNA; encoded by the coding sequence ATGGGCCTTCTCGTCGAAGGGCGCTGGCATGACCAGTGGTATGAAAGCAGCAAAGATGGGGCGTTTCAGCGTGAACAGGCCAAACGCCGTAATTGGGTCACCGCCGATGGTCGCCCAGGCCCGTCCGGCGAAGGCGGCTTCAAGGCCGAAGCCCGCCGTTACCATCTTTACGTATCACTGGCCTGCCCATGGGCGCACCGCACGCTGATCGTGCGCAAGCTCAAAGGCCTGGAAAGCCTGATCGACGTTTCCGTCGTCAGCTGGCTGATGCGCGAAAACGGCTGGACCTTCGACAAACAGACTGGCTCCAGCGGCGATCCGCTCGACGGCCACACCTTCATGTATCAGCGCTATCTGGCCGACACGCCAGACTATACCGGCCGAGTCACGGTGCCCGTGCTGTGGGACAAGAAGCTGCAACGCATCGTGAGCAACGAGTCGTCTGAAATCATCCGCATGTTCAACTCGGCGTTTGACCATCTGACGGGCAATCACCTGGACCTCTACCCAGAGCCATTGCGTCCTGCTATCAACGAACTCAACGACCGCATTTACCCGGCCGTGAACAACGGTGTGTATCGCGCAGGCTTCGCCACGTCGCAAGGCGCTTACGAAGAGGCGTTCGACGAGGTGTTTGCCGAACTCGACGCCCTGGAGAAGCTGCTGGGTGAGAAGCGTTACCTGGCGGGCGAGTACCTGACCGAAGCGGATGTGCGCCTGTTCACCACGCTGATACGGTTTGACGCGGTGTACCACGGTCACTTCAAGTGCAACCTGCGCCGCATCGCCGACTACCCGAACCTGAGCAACTGGCTACGCGAGATGTACCAACTGCCAGGCGTGGCCGACACCGTGGATTTCGTGCACATCAAGCACCACTACTACGCCAGCCACGCCACCATCAACCCGACGGGTGTGGTGCCGAAAGGTCCGGAGCAGGATTTCAGCAGGGAGCATGATCGTGAACGTTTGAGCGGAAAAGGCATCCTGCAGAACGCGTGA
- the ftsK gene encoding DNA translocase FtsK: MKKSTAAPSPVPLWRQHLHYRLKEGALIAFGFLCLYLMMALLTYDQGDPGWSHTSSSMQVQNAAGRAGAFAADILFMVLGYFAYIFPLLLGVKAYQVFRHRHEPWQWSGWLFSWRLIGLVFLVLAGAALAHIHFHSASGLPGSAGGVLGEVLGDLAKRALNVQGSTLLFIALFLFGLTVFTDLSWFKVMDTTGKITLDLFELFQGAINRWWTARNERKHMVAQLREVDMRIDEVVAPVAPDRREQAKAKERLIEREQVLTEHMAAREKHIPAVIAPAPTRPPEPSKRVQKEKQAPLFVDSAVEGTLPPISILDPAEKKQLNYSPESLAAVGHLLEIKLKEFGVEVSVDSIHPGPVITRYEIQPAAGVKVSRIANLAKDLARSLAVTSVRVVEVIPGKTTVGIEIPNEDRQIVRFSEVLSTPEYDNFKSPVTLALGHDIGGKPIITDLAKMPHLLVAGTTGSGKSVGVNAMILSILFKSGPEDAKLIMIDPKMLELSIYEGIPHLLCPVVTDMKDAANALRWSVAEMERRYKLMAKMGVRNLSGFNHKVKEAEDAGTPLSDPLYHRESIHDEAPLLTKLPTIVVVVDEFADMMMIVGKKVEELIARIAQKARAAGIHLILATQRPSVDVITGLIKANIPTRMAFQVSSKIDSRTIIDQGGAEQLLGHGDMLYMPPGTSLPIRVHGAFVSDDEVHRVVEAWKLRGTPQYNDDILAGVEEAGSGFDSGGGGGDGDDSETDALYDEAVNFVLESRRASISAVQRKLKIGYNRAARMIEAMEMAGVVTSMNTNGSREVIAPAPMRD, from the coding sequence TTGAAGAAATCCACCGCAGCACCCAGCCCCGTACCGCTCTGGCGGCAGCATTTGCACTACCGACTCAAGGAAGGTGCGCTGATCGCATTCGGCTTTTTGTGCCTGTACCTGATGATGGCCTTGCTGACCTACGATCAAGGCGATCCAGGCTGGAGTCACACCAGCAGTTCCATGCAGGTGCAGAATGCCGCCGGTCGCGCGGGCGCATTCGCCGCCGACATCCTGTTCATGGTGCTGGGCTACTTTGCCTACATCTTCCCGTTGTTACTCGGCGTCAAGGCGTATCAGGTGTTCCGTCACCGGCATGAGCCTTGGCAGTGGAGCGGCTGGCTGTTCTCCTGGCGCCTGATCGGTCTGGTGTTTCTGGTGCTCGCAGGCGCAGCGCTGGCGCACATTCATTTCCACTCCGCCTCCGGGCTGCCCGGTTCTGCCGGCGGCGTACTGGGTGAAGTGCTCGGTGATCTGGCCAAGCGCGCGCTCAACGTGCAGGGCAGCACCTTGCTGTTCATTGCGCTGTTCCTGTTCGGCCTGACCGTGTTCACCGATCTGTCGTGGTTCAAGGTCATGGACACCACGGGCAAGATCACGCTGGACCTCTTCGAGCTGTTTCAGGGTGCGATCAACCGTTGGTGGACGGCGCGTAATGAACGCAAGCACATGGTTGCGCAACTGCGTGAAGTCGACATGCGTATCGATGAGGTGGTCGCGCCGGTGGCGCCCGATCGTCGTGAGCAGGCCAAGGCCAAAGAGCGTTTGATCGAGCGCGAACAGGTGCTGACCGAACACATGGCAGCGCGCGAGAAACACATCCCTGCCGTCATCGCGCCGGCGCCGACCCGCCCGCCTGAGCCCAGCAAGCGCGTCCAGAAGGAAAAACAGGCGCCATTGTTCGTCGACAGCGCCGTGGAAGGCACCTTGCCGCCGATTTCGATTCTCGATCCTGCCGAAAAGAAACAGCTCAACTATTCGCCTGAATCTCTGGCGGCGGTCGGCCACTTGCTGGAAATCAAGCTCAAGGAGTTCGGCGTCGAAGTCTCCGTGGACTCGATTCACCCAGGCCCGGTCATCACCCGTTACGAGATCCAGCCGGCAGCGGGTGTGAAAGTCAGCCGCATTGCCAACCTGGCGAAGGACCTTGCACGATCCCTGGCCGTGACCAGCGTTCGTGTGGTCGAGGTCATTCCCGGCAAGACCACCGTCGGTATCGAAATTCCCAACGAAGACCGCCAGATCGTGCGCTTCTCCGAGGTCCTGTCGACCCCGGAATACGACAACTTCAAATCGCCGGTCACCCTGGCGCTTGGTCATGACATCGGCGGCAAGCCGATCATCACCGACCTTGCGAAGATGCCTCACCTGCTGGTCGCCGGTACCACCGGTTCCGGTAAGTCGGTGGGTGTGAACGCGATGATCCTTTCGATCCTGTTCAAATCGGGACCGGAAGACGCCAAGCTGATCATGATCGACCCGAAAATGCTCGAGCTGTCGATCTACGAAGGTATCCCGCACTTGCTGTGTCCGGTCGTGACCGACATGAAAGACGCCGCCAATGCCCTGCGCTGGTCGGTGGCGGAAATGGAACGTCGCTACAAGCTCATGGCGAAAATGGGCGTGCGGAACCTGTCGGGCTTCAACCACAAGGTCAAAGAAGCCGAGGACGCCGGTACGCCGTTGTCCGACCCGTTGTACCACCGCGAAAGCATTCACGACGAAGCGCCGCTGCTGACCAAGCTGCCGACCATCGTCGTGGTGGTCGACGAGTTCGCCGACATGATGATGATCGTCGGCAAGAAGGTCGAAGAGCTTATTGCACGTATTGCTCAGAAGGCGCGGGCGGCCGGTATTCACTTGATCCTCGCGACCCAGCGTCCTTCGGTTGACGTGATCACGGGTCTGATCAAGGCCAACATCCCGACTCGTATGGCGTTCCAGGTGTCGAGCAAGATCGACTCCCGGACGATCATCGACCAGGGCGGTGCCGAGCAACTGTTGGGTCACGGTGACATGCTCTATATGCCGCCCGGCACCAGCCTGCCGATTCGTGTCCACGGTGCATTCGTGTCCGATGACGAGGTGCACCGCGTCGTTGAGGCCTGGAAGCTGCGTGGCACGCCGCAATACAACGACGACATTCTGGCGGGCGTTGAGGAAGCGGGCAGCGGCTTTGACAGTGGGGGCGGCGGTGGCGACGGCGACGACAGCGAGACCGATGCGCTGTACGACGAGGCGGTCAACTTCGTGCTGGAAAGCCGTCGCGCGTCGATTTCCGCCGTGCAGCGCAAGCTCAAGATTGGCTACAACCGCGCCGCGCGCATGATCGAAGCCATGGAAATGGCCGGCGTCGTGACCTCGATGAACACCAATGGCTCGCGGGAAGTGATTGCGCCAGCCCCTATGCGTGACTGA
- the crcB gene encoding fluoride efflux transporter CrcB: MIQLILAVSAGGVAGTLLRFATGNVVSANWPRYFYTATLAVNLVGCLLIGFLYGLFLIRPEVPIEVRAGLMVGFLGGLTTFSSFSLDTIRLLESGQAPLAIGYALISVLGGLLATWAGLSLTRI, translated from the coding sequence ATGATTCAATTGATTCTTGCCGTGTCCGCCGGGGGCGTGGCTGGTACATTATTGCGCTTTGCCACGGGTAACGTTGTTTCCGCGAACTGGCCACGGTATTTCTATACCGCCACGCTGGCCGTCAACCTGGTGGGCTGTTTGTTGATCGGTTTCCTGTACGGGCTGTTTCTGATTCGCCCGGAGGTGCCGATCGAAGTGCGTGCCGGTTTGATGGTGGGCTTTTTAGGGGGCCTGACGACGTTTTCGTCCTTTTCGCTGGACACGATTCGTCTGCTGGAAAGCGGTCAGGCTCCTCTCGCCATTGGCTACGCGTTGATCAGTGTACTTGGCGGCCTGCTCGCGACCTGGGCTGGCCTGTCTTTGACCCGAATTTAA
- the cysG gene encoding siroheme synthase CysG: MEFLPLFHNLRGARVLVVGGGEIALRKSRLLADAGAVLRVVAPEIGTELRELIDSSGGEQILRGYSEADLNGCVLIIAATDDEPLNAQVSADARQRGVPVNVVDAPALCSVIFPAIVDRSPLVIAVSSGGDAPVLARLIRAKIESWIPPTYGHLAGLAARFRHQVKNLFPNVQQRRAFWEEVFQGPIADRQLAGQGAEAERLLQAKIDGEPPATTGEVYLVGAGPGDPDLLTFKALRLMQQADVVLYDRLVAPAILELCRRDADRIYVGKQRADHAVPQDQINQQLVVLAKQGKRVVRLKGGDPFIFGRGGEEIEELAAHGIPFQVVPGITAASGCAAYAGIPLTHRDHAQSVRFVTGHLKDGTTDLPWKDLVSPAQTLVFYMGLIGLPIICSELIKHGRSADTPAALIQQGTTTNQRVFTGTLANLPQLVAEHEVHAPTLVIVGEVVMLREKLAWFEGAQASV, from the coding sequence ATGGAATTTCTGCCACTGTTCCACAACCTGCGGGGCGCCCGGGTATTGGTCGTGGGCGGCGGCGAGATTGCCTTGCGCAAGTCTCGCCTGCTGGCCGATGCCGGTGCGGTTTTGCGGGTGGTTGCACCCGAGATTGGAACAGAGCTGCGCGAGCTGATCGACAGCAGCGGTGGCGAGCAGATTCTGCGAGGTTACAGCGAGGCGGATCTTAACGGTTGCGTGCTGATCATTGCCGCCACCGACGACGAGCCGCTCAACGCTCAGGTGTCCGCCGATGCCCGTCAGCGGGGCGTGCCGGTCAATGTGGTGGACGCGCCTGCCTTGTGCAGCGTGATCTTCCCGGCCATCGTCGATCGCTCACCGCTGGTGATTGCGGTGTCCAGCGGCGGGGATGCTCCCGTGCTGGCACGCTTGATCCGCGCCAAGATCGAAAGCTGGATCCCGCCCACCTATGGCCATCTCGCCGGGCTTGCGGCGCGCTTCCGCCACCAGGTGAAAAACCTGTTCCCGAATGTGCAGCAACGCCGCGCATTCTGGGAGGAGGTGTTTCAGGGGCCGATCGCCGATCGGCAACTGGCCGGGCAGGGCGCTGAAGCCGAGCGTTTGCTCCAGGCGAAAATCGATGGTGAACCGCCCGCGACCACCGGAGAGGTGTATCTGGTCGGGGCGGGGCCGGGCGATCCGGATCTGCTGACCTTCAAAGCCTTGCGGCTGATGCAGCAAGCCGATGTGGTGCTGTACGACCGTCTGGTGGCGCCCGCCATTCTCGAACTGTGTCGTCGTGACGCGGACCGGATCTATGTCGGCAAGCAACGCGCCGATCACGCCGTGCCGCAGGATCAGATCAACCAGCAATTGGTGGTTCTGGCCAAACAGGGCAAGCGGGTGGTGCGGCTCAAGGGCGGCGATCCGTTCATCTTCGGCCGTGGCGGCGAAGAAATCGAAGAACTGGCGGCCCATGGCATCCCGTTCCAGGTCGTGCCGGGCATTACGGCGGCCAGCGGTTGTGCGGCCTACGCGGGGATTCCCCTGACCCACCGCGACCATGCGCAATCCGTGCGTTTCGTGACGGGCCACCTGAAAGACGGCACCACTGACTTGCCGTGGAAGGATCTGGTGTCGCCTGCGCAAACGCTGGTGTTCTACATGGGCCTGATCGGGTTGCCGATTATCTGCAGCGAACTGATCAAACACGGTCGGTCCGCCGATACGCCTGCCGCGCTGATTCAGCAGGGCACGACGACCAACCAGCGCGTGTTCACCGGCACCCTCGCCAATTTGCCGCAACTGGTCGCGGAGCATGAAGTGCATGCGCCGACGCTGGTGATCGTGGGTGAAGTGGTGATGTTGCGGGAGAAACTGGCGTGGTTCGAAGGCGCTCAGGCGAGCGTTTGA
- the serS gene encoding serine--tRNA ligase, whose translation MLDSKLLRTQLQDVADRLASRGFTLDVARIEALENQRKTVQTRTEQLQAERNARSKSIGQAKQRGEDIAPLMADIDRMAEELSSGKKELDGIQSELDAMLLSMPNLPHESVPVGADEEENVEVRKWGTPASFDFEVKDHVALGEKFGWLDFETAAKLSGARFALLRGPIARLHRALAQFMITLHINEHGYEEAYTPYLVQAPALQGTGQLPKFEEDLFKIAREGEADLYLIPTAEVSLTNIVSGEILDAKQLPLKFVAHTPCFRSEAGASGRDTRGMIRQHQFDKVEMVQIVEPEKSMEALESLTGNAERVLQLLELPYRVLALCTGDMGFSAVKTYDLEVWIPSQDKYREISSCSNCGDFQARRMQARWRNPETGKPELVHTLNGSGLAVGRTLVAVLENYQQADGSIRVPEVLKPWMGGIEVIG comes from the coding sequence ATGCTCGACTCCAAACTGTTACGTACCCAACTTCAGGACGTAGCGGATCGCCTGGCTTCCCGTGGTTTCACACTGGACGTGGCCCGTATCGAAGCGCTGGAAAACCAGCGCAAGACTGTGCAGACCCGCACAGAGCAGCTTCAGGCAGAGCGTAACGCCCGTTCCAAATCCATTGGCCAGGCCAAGCAACGCGGCGAAGACATCGCGCCGCTGATGGCTGACATCGACCGCATGGCTGAAGAGCTGAGCAGCGGCAAGAAAGAACTGGACGGTATTCAGTCCGAGCTCGACGCCATGCTGCTGAGCATGCCTAACCTGCCGCACGAATCGGTGCCGGTCGGTGCTGACGAAGAGGAAAACGTCGAAGTGCGCAAGTGGGGCACTCCGGCGTCGTTCGATTTCGAGGTCAAGGACCACGTCGCGCTGGGCGAAAAATTCGGCTGGCTGGACTTCGAAACCGCCGCCAAATTGTCCGGTGCCCGTTTCGCGCTGTTGCGTGGCCCGATCGCCCGTCTGCACCGCGCGCTGGCGCAGTTCATGATCACCCTGCACATCAACGAGCACGGTTACGAAGAGGCCTACACGCCTTATCTGGTCCAGGCCCCTGCACTGCAAGGCACGGGTCAGTTGCCGAAATTCGAGGAAGACCTGTTCAAGATCGCCCGCGAAGGCGAAGCCGATCTGTACCTGATTCCGACCGCCGAAGTGTCCCTGACCAACATTGTGTCCGGCGAAATCCTCGACGCTAAACAGCTGCCGTTGAAGTTCGTCGCACACACACCGTGCTTCCGCAGCGAAGCGGGCGCATCGGGTCGTGATACCCGCGGCATGATCCGTCAGCACCAGTTCGACAAGGTCGAGATGGTGCAGATCGTCGAGCCAGAAAAGTCCATGGAAGCCCTCGAAAGCCTGACCGGCAACGCCGAGCGCGTTCTGCAATTGCTGGAGCTGCCTTACCGCGTGCTGGCGCTGTGCACCGGCGATATGGGTTTCAGCGCGGTGAAGACGTACGACCTGGAAGTGTGGATTCCAAGCCAGGACAAGTACCGCGAAATCTCCTCGTGCTCCAACTGCGGTGATTTCCAGGCGCGTCGCATGCAGGCTCGCTGGCGCAATCCGGAAACCGGCAAACCTGAGCTGGTTCACACCCTCAACGGTTCGGGTCTGGCGGTCGGTCGTACCCTCGTTGCCGTGCTGGAAAACTACCAGCAGGCCGATGGTTCGATCCGCGTACCGGAAGTCCTGAAACCGTGGATGGGTGGCATCGAGGTCATCGGCTAA
- a CDS encoding glycosyl transferase family protein, whose amino-acid sequence MTDFAPLVTETPAEHPFAPFVRILGKGKRGARNMTREEAREAMGMVLDEKVEDTQLGAFLMLLRHKEESAEELAGFTEAVRERLTAPPITVDIDWPTYAGKKRHLPWYLLAAKCLAQNGVRVLLHGGGAHTAGRLYSEQLLELLGIPLCRSWQAVGEALEQHNIAFIPLGDWAPQLQRMIDLRNTLGLRSPIHSLARILNPLGARCGLQSIFHPGYQSVHRDASSLLGDHAIVIKGDGGEVEINPDTISHLYGTTDGQPWDEEWPALSERRHVKPATLDPQQLVALWRGEAEDSYPQLALIATIALALRGLGMPRTEAFERAEQFWANRNRSI is encoded by the coding sequence ATGACCGATTTCGCCCCCCTCGTCACCGAAACGCCTGCCGAACACCCGTTTGCCCCCTTCGTGCGCATCCTGGGCAAGGGAAAGCGCGGCGCACGCAACATGACCCGCGAAGAAGCGCGGGAAGCCATGGGCATGGTGCTCGACGAAAAGGTCGAAGACACCCAATTGGGCGCCTTCCTGATGCTGCTGCGACACAAGGAAGAGAGTGCCGAGGAACTGGCGGGCTTCACCGAGGCCGTTCGCGAACGCCTGACCGCCCCGCCAATAACGGTCGACATTGACTGGCCGACCTATGCAGGCAAAAAGCGTCACTTGCCGTGGTATCTGCTGGCGGCCAAGTGCCTGGCGCAAAACGGCGTCCGTGTGCTGCTTCACGGCGGCGGTGCACACACGGCGGGCCGTCTTTACAGCGAACAGCTACTGGAGCTGCTCGGTATTCCGCTCTGCCGCAGCTGGCAAGCGGTCGGCGAAGCGCTGGAACAACACAACATCGCCTTTATCCCGTTGGGTGACTGGGCGCCCCAATTGCAGCGCATGATAGACCTGCGCAACACCTTGGGCCTGCGCTCGCCTATTCACTCGTTGGCGCGAATCCTCAATCCGCTCGGCGCGCGCTGCGGTTTGCAAAGTATCTTCCATCCGGGTTATCAGTCCGTGCACCGCGACGCCAGCAGCCTGCTCGGCGACCACGCGATCGTGATCAAGGGCGATGGCGGCGAAGTCGAGATCAATCCAGACACCATCAGCCACCTGTACGGCACCACCGATGGTCAACCCTGGGATGAGGAATGGCCCGCGTTGTCGGAGCGTCGCCACGTCAAGCCGGCCACCCTCGATCCACAGCAGCTCGTCGCTCTCTGGAGAGGCGAGGCTGAGGACAGCTACCCGCAACTCGCCCTCATCGCGACCATTGCCTTGGCCCTTCGCGGCCTCGGTATGCCGCGAACTGAAGCCTTCGAGCGTGCCGAGCAGTTCTGGGCGAACCGGAACCGATCGATTTAA